A single window of uncultured Pseudodesulfovibrio sp. DNA harbors:
- a CDS encoding MotA/TolQ/ExbB proton channel family protein → MQLHNLTERMADYFQAGGDIMVPLFTLSLIMWTLAIVKIIRFVREQRKETSPEQSCDLFQGESSVCKAGIAQWQWDILSQYMEQKCDDSELNREMLEAMRMRQEVKSMRYIGTILILAAVAPLLGLLGTVTGMITTFDVISQFGTGNARALASGISEALVTTQSGLVVAVPGLLLGGFLFQRAQKFKGRMELFCIGLQHQTEVSAR, encoded by the coding sequence ATGCAGCTGCATAATCTTACGGAACGAATGGCAGATTACTTTCAGGCCGGTGGGGATATTATGGTTCCCCTGTTTACGCTTTCTTTGATTATGTGGACTCTGGCTATCGTTAAAATTATTCGATTTGTGAGAGAGCAGCGTAAGGAAACCTCTCCCGAGCAGAGTTGTGACCTTTTTCAGGGGGAAAGCAGTGTATGCAAGGCTGGTATCGCTCAGTGGCAATGGGACATACTCTCCCAGTATATGGAGCAGAAATGCGATGATTCGGAGTTGAATCGGGAAATGCTGGAAGCCATGCGTATGCGTCAGGAAGTTAAGTCCATGCGCTATATTGGGACGATTTTGATTCTTGCGGCCGTGGCTCCACTTCTTGGCTTGCTGGGTACCGTTACTGGCATGATTACAACATTTGATGTCATTTCTCAGTTTGGAACGGGGAACGCACGCGCTTTGGCCTCCGGTATTTCCGAAGCTCTTGTCACTACGCAGAGCGGCTTGGTGGTCGCTGTTCCCGGACTTTTGCTGGGAGGGTTTCTCTTTCAGCGAGCTCAGAAATTCAAGGGCCGTATGGAATTGTTTTGTATAGGTTTGCAACATCAGACAGAAGTGTCCGCAAGGTAA
- a CDS encoding type II toxin-antitoxin system HipA family toxin has product MAKEIYVYVDLQEGTHPVGTLWVHANNAGESASFEYAPEWRNSPSKFSLEPALEVGEGAFHTDAGKSLFGSIGDSAPDRWGRVLMKRREAHAAKAEKRNPRLLHDSDYLLMVNDFSRQGALRFAETKNGPFMAANTNDSVPPVVDLRRLLNASERIQARQELDQDIKDLVDPGASLGGARPKASVIDTNGDLLIAKFPSRNDDWDVELWEYLSFKMAERAGIPTPATRLEKINDKNVLLLKRFDRREKGIRIPFLSAMSMLSYSDGTHGSYIELAEILARYGSETTLDQKDLWRRMVFNIMISNVDDHLRNHGFLYDGSAGWRLSPLYDLEPTPTHDKPRVLHTYIDMYNGTASLDLAYSVADEFDLNLNEARKIAKEVAEATRNWAHEAGRLGADKNDIETMSSAFNHDDLKLGLKAKVVIGNSRA; this is encoded by the coding sequence ATGGCCAAAGAAATATATGTTTATGTTGATCTCCAAGAAGGGACTCATCCCGTAGGGACATTGTGGGTACATGCCAACAATGCAGGGGAAAGTGCGTCTTTTGAATATGCACCGGAGTGGAGGAACTCTCCGTCTAAATTTTCTCTTGAGCCAGCACTGGAAGTTGGTGAAGGGGCTTTTCACACAGATGCAGGCAAATCCTTGTTCGGCTCTATTGGAGACTCTGCGCCTGACAGGTGGGGGCGAGTGCTCATGAAACGCCGTGAAGCTCATGCTGCAAAAGCTGAGAAGCGTAATCCTCGACTTCTTCATGACTCTGACTACTTGCTAATGGTCAACGACTTCTCCAGACAAGGAGCTTTGCGCTTTGCCGAAACGAAAAACGGCCCTTTCATGGCTGCAAACACAAACGACAGCGTTCCCCCAGTCGTTGACCTTAGACGACTTCTAAACGCGTCTGAAAGAATTCAGGCTCGCCAGGAACTGGATCAGGACATCAAAGACCTTGTTGATCCGGGTGCCTCCTTGGGCGGGGCACGACCAAAGGCCTCCGTCATTGATACAAATGGCGACCTGCTTATTGCGAAATTTCCTAGCCGAAATGATGATTGGGATGTTGAGCTATGGGAGTATCTCTCTTTCAAAATGGCAGAGCGTGCGGGCATTCCAACGCCTGCCACTCGATTGGAAAAGATTAACGATAAAAATGTACTTCTTCTCAAGCGCTTTGACCGCAGAGAAAAAGGAATTCGAATTCCCTTCCTGTCTGCCATGAGTATGCTGAGTTATTCTGATGGAACCCACGGTAGCTATATTGAATTAGCCGAGATTCTGGCCCGATATGGATCTGAAACAACATTGGACCAAAAGGACTTATGGCGTAGGATGGTGTTCAACATCATGATCTCGAATGTTGATGATCATCTTCGAAACCACGGTTTTCTCTACGACGGTTCCGCAGGATGGCGGCTTTCGCCACTCTACGATCTCGAACCAACGCCGACACACGACAAGCCGAGAGTGTTGCACACTTATATAGACATGTACAATGGTACAGCTTCTTTAGATCTTGCTTACAGTGTGGCAGACGAATTTGACCTCAATTTGAATGAAGCACGCAAAATCGCTAAAGAGGTGGCAGAAGCAACAAGAAATTGGGCCCACGAAGCTGGTCGACTTGGAGCGGACAAAAATGACATTGAAACCATGAGTTCTGCATTTAACCATGACGACCTAAAGCTGGGGCTCAAGGCTAAGGTTGTTATAGGAAACTCCCGTGCCTGA
- a CDS encoding class I SAM-dependent methyltransferase, protein MSKVITGNISDAVADTLFITLYMRCLETQRQDGIIEDQEACRIVESIDYDFSKYDKAVRSQIGTCIRVRHFDDITRKFIEKKADPVVVNLGCGLDSRSYRVGMDKATYYNVDLPEVMELRDKLLPPDEQNNSIHKSMFDTSWIQDIQHTHPEANILVLSEGVLMYFKEEEVRPVLEEIARSLSPGELVFDACTELGCKMSSRHDTVKHTNARFQWGLNDNSLPEKWASNLRLQDVSYYMDQEKHRWDIMSKFMSYIPNIAKAFKMLHFTITPARVRA, encoded by the coding sequence ATGTCAAAAGTGATTACCGGAAATATCTCAGATGCAGTGGCAGACACACTGTTCATCACCCTCTATATGCGTTGCCTTGAAACCCAAAGACAGGACGGGATTATCGAAGATCAGGAAGCATGCCGCATTGTTGAATCCATTGATTACGATTTTTCCAAGTACGACAAGGCTGTTCGTAGTCAAATCGGCACCTGCATTCGAGTCAGGCACTTCGATGATATCACCCGAAAATTCATCGAAAAAAAAGCTGATCCTGTGGTCGTCAATCTTGGATGCGGACTCGACAGCCGTTCCTACAGAGTCGGCATGGATAAAGCCACCTACTACAATGTAGATTTGCCTGAAGTCATGGAACTTCGTGATAAACTTCTACCTCCTGACGAGCAAAATAACTCAATACATAAGTCGATGTTTGACACATCCTGGATTCAGGACATCCAACACACACACCCTGAAGCGAATATTCTTGTTCTCTCTGAGGGAGTGCTCATGTATTTCAAGGAAGAAGAAGTGCGTCCGGTTTTGGAAGAAATTGCGCGTTCCCTGTCACCTGGAGAACTCGTTTTTGATGCCTGCACAGAATTAGGGTGCAAAATGTCGTCTCGTCACGACACGGTAAAACATACCAATGCACGCTTTCAATGGGGCCTTAATGACAACTCACTGCCTGAGAAGTGGGCCTCCAACCTGCGCCTGCAAGATGTTTCATACTACATGGACCAAGAAAAACATCGATGGGATATCATGTCCAAATTCATGTCCTATATCCCCAACATAGCCAAAGCATTCAAAATGCTACACTTCACAATAACCCCGGCACGTGTACGGGCCTGA
- a CDS encoding NifB/NifX family molybdenum-iron cluster-binding protein: protein MKIAVPSTLPNLDGHIECKLGTAAYLLVVDTDDMSFEVMEGPPRSSGAGAGLMVLTQVVNMGVQVVLVEYIAPNIIGVLKKQGIEVVSSVSGPVGEAITNYMQSRSSVGEKKRTKDGDDAVPRQAVWSEALRKGGQQFSTLLPRLVGVILLLGLFRGFVSEQTLLSLFSNSPLYDAVCGASIGSLLAGNPVNSYIIGKSLLSAGVGVAGAAALMFAWVNVGIIQLPAEVAALGMRFALVRNIAGFILAILMALLFLLLAGGAV from the coding sequence ATGAAAATTGCTGTTCCAAGTACGCTTCCCAATCTGGATGGTCATATTGAATGCAAGTTGGGCACTGCTGCCTACCTGTTGGTGGTAGATACCGATGATATGTCTTTCGAAGTGATGGAAGGTCCTCCTCGTTCTTCCGGGGCAGGGGCAGGGCTCATGGTTTTGACGCAAGTGGTCAACATGGGGGTGCAGGTTGTCCTTGTGGAATATATTGCTCCAAATATTATCGGAGTTTTAAAGAAACAAGGTATTGAAGTCGTTTCTTCGGTCTCTGGACCTGTTGGTGAGGCAATTACAAACTATATGCAATCTCGATCATCCGTGGGTGAGAAAAAAAGAACAAAGGATGGTGATGACGCAGTCCCCAGACAGGCCGTATGGAGTGAAGCGTTGCGAAAGGGAGGACAACAGTTTTCCACGCTTTTGCCCCGTCTTGTGGGAGTGATTTTGCTTCTGGGGTTATTTCGTGGATTCGTTTCGGAGCAAACACTGCTTTCCCTGTTTTCAAACTCACCCTTGTATGACGCTGTGTGTGGGGCTTCCATTGGAAGTTTGTTAGCGGGGAATCCCGTGAATAGTTATATTATCGGGAAAAGCCTGCTGAGTGCCGGTGTGGGCGTCGCCGGTGCAGCTGCTTTGATGTTCGCTTGGGTCAATGTCGGAATTATTCAACTCCCGGCAGAAGTGGCGGCTCTTGGTATGCGTTTTGCCTTGGTACGTAATATTGCCGGTTTTATTCTGGCTATTCTCATGGCGTTACTTTTCCTTTTGTTGGCAGGGGGCGCAGTATGA
- a CDS encoding helix-turn-helix transcriptional regulator, translated as MSGNYTKQERTFLKKLGKAIKELRTKKGLSQERLAELTGLHRTYVGSVERGERNISALNTKVLADALDCQASDLFRRAE; from the coding sequence ATGTCTGGAAATTACACGAAGCAGGAAAGAACATTCTTGAAGAAGCTTGGAAAGGCCATCAAAGAACTACGGACAAAGAAAGGCTTGTCGCAAGAAAGACTCGCAGAATTGACTGGATTACACAGAACTTATGTAGGCTCGGTTGAACGCGGAGAACGCAATATTAGCGCGCTAAACACCAAAGTACTAGCTGATGCTTTAGATTGTCAGGCTAGCGATCTATTTCGAAGAGCCGAATAA
- a CDS encoding tetratricopeptide repeat protein, which translates to MTRIFPLLLLLMFFAGVANAADRIPPQARQVLHKAQMCMDDSQLADAVTVLHEYMAQTDEAIPLQVYLMLGGVHHKDGAKGKALKAFRDGLKAYPESELLARNSAVTCYELERYAEAGQLFEKAHSLLSPPKPVLLFQAGSAYYSGEDYTAAARVMSRLLSMEQTPKKEWVRLAVHSHLEAGQFKKAESMLRKYLSKNPNEAPYWELLAKLHLDREEYEKAASALEICYRLRPSSPKELERLASLYAYSNAPLMASATLKRAYPGVSDTDKSMKIALLSASAGRSEEAIRQLSRLGNSASVAEKKGHILYQARRFTEAEKMFERVVQRDVKSGDSLYFLAMCAWEKRDWNTAKSFLKRLSGNKKFSRRVIPPLAVIDDLEVARKEALN; encoded by the coding sequence ATGACCCGAATTTTTCCACTTCTTTTGCTCTTGATGTTTTTTGCAGGGGTAGCCAATGCTGCGGATCGAATCCCTCCACAGGCGCGTCAGGTTTTGCATAAGGCGCAGATGTGCATGGACGATTCTCAGTTGGCAGACGCTGTTACTGTTTTGCATGAGTACATGGCGCAAACGGACGAAGCGATTCCTTTGCAGGTTTATCTTATGCTCGGCGGAGTGCATCACAAAGATGGTGCCAAGGGAAAAGCCTTAAAGGCGTTTCGTGACGGATTAAAGGCGTACCCTGAGAGTGAATTGTTGGCTCGAAATAGTGCCGTGACCTGCTATGAACTTGAACGCTACGCAGAAGCGGGGCAACTTTTTGAAAAAGCTCATTCTCTTTTGTCGCCACCGAAGCCGGTTCTTCTGTTTCAGGCAGGGTCGGCCTATTATAGCGGTGAAGATTATACTGCTGCCGCCCGAGTCATGAGTCGGCTTCTTTCCATGGAACAGACCCCAAAAAAAGAGTGGGTACGGCTCGCCGTGCACTCTCATCTAGAGGCTGGTCAGTTTAAGAAGGCGGAATCGATGTTGCGCAAATACTTGTCAAAGAACCCGAATGAGGCTCCTTACTGGGAGTTACTCGCCAAGCTTCATCTTGACAGGGAAGAATATGAAAAGGCCGCCAGTGCATTGGAAATATGCTATCGTCTTCGCCCTTCGTCGCCAAAGGAGCTTGAGCGACTGGCGTCGTTGTATGCTTATTCAAATGCTCCATTGATGGCGTCGGCCACTTTGAAGCGAGCCTATCCCGGTGTGTCTGATACTGATAAATCCATGAAGATTGCGTTGTTGTCTGCCTCTGCCGGTCGATCCGAAGAAGCTATACGTCAACTTTCGCGATTGGGTAATTCAGCCTCTGTGGCTGAAAAGAAAGGCCATATTTTATATCAGGCCCGTCGGTTTACTGAGGCCGAAAAAATGTTTGAAAGGGTTGTCCAACGTGATGTAAAGTCTGGAGATAGTTTGTATTTTCTAGCCATGTGCGCGTGGGAAAAACGTGATTGGAATACTGCCAAATCGTTTTTGAAAAGATTATCGGGGAACAAGAAATTCAGTCGTCGTGTTATTCCTCCTCTCGCGGTAATTGATGATCTTGAGGTTGCCCGGAAAGAAGCGCTTAACTAA
- a CDS encoding energy transducer TonB has product MIARNRGAGEFVASCLGAVLMAGMIYVCVLMLNDAPVPKGMTVVDGAIRLAQPQQDKLEPELQRKKLDETKPPKQLPKLFSTTAKNKPTKPAMTMKTPAFSTDMYPGLAGGIALPSGDFGGIGFAMDEVDEIPQVLRSVPPDYPYVAKRNRVEGEVVVRMLVTAKGKPQNLSINSSTPAGIFDDAALRAAKRWRFQPGKYKGEAVDTWVLLPFVFELTQ; this is encoded by the coding sequence ATGATTGCGCGAAATAGAGGTGCCGGAGAGTTCGTAGCATCATGCTTGGGAGCGGTTCTCATGGCGGGGATGATCTATGTCTGTGTGTTGATGCTTAATGATGCTCCGGTTCCTAAGGGGATGACCGTTGTGGACGGAGCAATTCGTCTTGCTCAGCCGCAACAGGACAAGCTTGAACCAGAATTACAACGTAAGAAACTGGATGAAACCAAGCCACCCAAGCAGCTTCCCAAGTTGTTTTCGACGACGGCAAAGAATAAGCCCACAAAACCAGCCATGACAATGAAGACTCCCGCGTTTTCTACCGATATGTACCCCGGATTGGCTGGGGGGATTGCCCTTCCTTCCGGTGATTTTGGAGGTATCGGTTTTGCTATGGATGAAGTGGATGAAATTCCGCAGGTTTTGCGGAGCGTCCCTCCTGATTATCCCTATGTCGCCAAAAGAAACAGAGTCGAAGGAGAGGTTGTTGTTCGTATGCTCGTCACAGCGAAAGGCAAGCCGCAAAATCTTTCCATCAATTCTTCAACCCCGGCAGGCATTTTTGATGATGCCGCACTGAGGGCCGCCAAACGCTGGCGTTTTCAGCCGGGTAAGTACAAGGGGGAAGCCGTAGATACTTGGGTTCTTCTTCCCTTTGTCTTCGAGCTGACACAATGA
- a CDS encoding biopolymer transporter ExbD — translation MKSIRYARGARSRKSEINMTPLIDMVFILLIFFIVTTSFVRESGVDVQRPSAQSAETKEKANVLLGLTSDGQIFVEGRSLDIRSVRAYMERFLAEMPEGSVVIVADKESMTGNAVQVLDQCRLAGVKNISIAARKQ, via the coding sequence ATGAAAAGTATTCGTTATGCTCGTGGAGCCAGATCGCGCAAGAGTGAGATCAATATGACCCCACTCATTGATATGGTGTTCATTCTGCTTATCTTTTTTATCGTAACAACGAGTTTTGTGCGTGAATCCGGTGTAGATGTTCAACGCCCTTCGGCACAGTCTGCTGAAACCAAGGAAAAAGCCAATGTCTTGTTAGGCTTGACCAGTGATGGGCAGATTTTTGTTGAGGGTAGATCTCTCGATATTCGGTCGGTACGTGCATATATGGAACGTTTTCTCGCAGAAATGCCGGAAGGTTCCGTGGTTATTGTTGCCGATAAGGAAAGTATGACCGGAAATGCCGTGCAGGTGTTGGACCAATGCCGTTTGGCTGGGGTCAAAAACATTAGCATTGCGGCAAGGAAGCAATGA
- a CDS encoding tetratricopeptide repeat protein: MLLIIFLSLICTQSCEANSIDLDESVLQKVRELYTENKYEDASNICEAILQNRPTKQTNANVLLDSYLLCGKIAFRQKHFEKAASIFSKGITLNPQLASPYAFCGNAYVKLEEYNNAINYYSKALSIDPINLDALYGRGVSYLDIGDYQKSEKDINKALSINSFMYNAHCIRGTLYEIKGERQLALDSFNTSIRLNDTFSTSHSLRGDLYRKMGSLKKAETDYNKAIYINRHDSRSYNGLGLLYIKTGKYEKAIKSLSKAIQIEQSWQYYANRSLAYVNSGNLINAKKDIEEAISLNPEDNSLHLFKQKILNELNQ; encoded by the coding sequence TTGTTATTAATCATTTTCTTGTCGTTAATATGCACTCAATCATGCGAGGCAAACTCTATCGACCTTGATGAATCAGTACTTCAAAAAGTTAGAGAATTGTACACTGAAAATAAGTACGAAGATGCATCGAATATTTGCGAAGCAATACTTCAAAATAGACCTACAAAACAAACAAATGCCAACGTTCTTCTCGATTCGTATCTATTGTGCGGAAAAATAGCCTTTAGACAAAAACATTTTGAAAAAGCTGCCAGTATATTCTCAAAAGGAATAACACTCAATCCACAACTTGCTTCCCCTTATGCATTTTGTGGAAACGCCTATGTTAAACTTGAAGAATATAACAATGCGATAAATTATTATTCAAAAGCACTCAGTATTGATCCTATCAATTTGGACGCTCTTTATGGCCGAGGAGTTTCTTATCTTGATATTGGTGATTATCAAAAGTCAGAAAAAGACATAAATAAAGCCTTATCCATAAACTCGTTCATGTACAACGCGCATTGTATTCGCGGAACACTATACGAAATAAAAGGTGAAAGGCAGCTCGCGTTAGATTCGTTCAACACATCCATTCGCTTAAATGATACTTTTTCAACTTCACACTCACTAAGAGGCGACCTATATCGAAAGATGGGCTCTCTAAAAAAGGCAGAAACAGACTATAACAAAGCTATTTATATCAACCGCCATGATTCAAGAAGTTACAATGGTCTTGGGTTGCTTTATATAAAAACTGGCAAATATGAAAAAGCGATAAAATCATTATCAAAAGCAATACAAATTGAACAGTCGTGGCAATACTATGCCAACAGAAGCTTAGCATATGTAAATAGTGGGAATCTCATAAATGCAAAAAAAGACATAGAGGAAGCTATCAGCCTTAACCCCGAAGACAACTCGTTGCATTTATTCAAACAAAAAATATTAAACGAATTAAATCAATAG
- a CDS encoding site-specific integrase, producing MVSKNTGQRLLVNRKRWPGVYYYESRSKRYRGKPDVCYHIAYRLDGKLKWEKVGWMSEKYTPQIAADLRSDRLKKARHGEEVKTHKELREENRKANVFLSEIATEYFKIRGEASQGAKIDKGRYDNHVAPVLGSRPVKKLSPLDMERIKKKMEGMSAASIWGGLEITRRIINFGVKNGLCEPLGFIIQMPKRDNEVVEYLTPAQLKRFFKVLKEWPAQDVCRMLELAMFTGMRRGEIFKLENRDVDFQQALITLRSPKGGKTVSIPMNGKAKEVLTTQIQWRNEHSPESPYIFPGKGGVLRTGCTAVKRIKTEAKLPKEFRIFHGLRHHFAVTLANSGEFSLDMIGELLTHKDSSMTKRYGQFLPDTKKQASDRAAELLCGGNT from the coding sequence ATGGTATCTAAGAATACTGGGCAAAGGTTGCTTGTCAATAGGAAGCGTTGGCCAGGTGTCTATTACTACGAGAGTAGGTCTAAACGTTATCGTGGTAAGCCGGACGTTTGTTACCATATCGCCTACCGTTTAGACGGCAAACTCAAATGGGAGAAGGTCGGGTGGATGTCCGAGAAATATACCCCTCAGATTGCCGCTGACCTTCGCTCTGACCGCTTGAAGAAGGCTCGGCATGGGGAGGAGGTTAAAACCCATAAAGAGCTTCGTGAGGAGAATCGTAAGGCCAATGTCTTTTTGAGTGAGATTGCCACCGAGTATTTCAAGATTCGTGGTGAAGCATCCCAAGGGGCGAAGATAGATAAGGGGCGATATGATAACCACGTTGCCCCTGTGCTTGGCTCTCGGCCTGTGAAGAAGCTCAGCCCTCTGGACATGGAGCGGATCAAAAAGAAGATGGAAGGCATGTCTGCCGCTTCTATCTGGGGCGGCTTGGAGATAACCCGCCGGATTATCAATTTTGGTGTCAAGAATGGTCTGTGTGAGCCTCTAGGGTTCATCATTCAGATGCCCAAGCGAGATAATGAAGTAGTTGAATACCTCACTCCTGCCCAACTCAAACGCTTTTTTAAGGTACTCAAGGAATGGCCCGCGCAGGATGTGTGCAGAATGCTTGAACTGGCTATGTTCACAGGTATGCGCCGGGGCGAGATATTCAAGCTTGAAAATCGTGATGTAGATTTTCAGCAAGCCCTTATTACCTTGCGTTCTCCCAAAGGCGGGAAGACCGTATCAATCCCCATGAATGGGAAAGCCAAAGAGGTCCTTACGACTCAAATTCAATGGCGTAATGAGCATTCCCCAGAGTCTCCTTACATCTTCCCCGGAAAGGGCGGGGTGCTTCGTACTGGATGCACGGCAGTGAAGCGAATCAAGACAGAGGCGAAGCTCCCCAAGGAGTTCAGAATATTCCATGGCCTCCGTCACCATTTTGCCGTGACCCTTGCCAATTCTGGCGAATTCTCACTGGATATGATCGGGGAGTTACTGACCCACAAGGATTCATCCATGACAAAGCGGTATGGTCAATTTTTGCCTGATACGAAGAAGCAAGCCAGTGATCGGGCCGCCGAGTTGCTGTGTGGAGGAAATACGTAA